The genomic window GGCGATTGTGGAGCTTTTTCAAAAACCGGCATGCTCGGACGATCGTATCAAAAACTCATATCATCCAAAACCCGTACAGGAGCAGCCCCGTATGGGGCCATCGCGATTTGAACGCGAGTCACAGGACCCCCAGTCCTGTAGGATACCAGGCTACCCTATGGCCCCAAGACACAGGCTGGCTTGAGTTGGCCCAGCTGCAATATAAGGGTTTCCCCAAATATGACGGGAAACAGGTGGTGTGGCCGTCAGCCAGATATAACGTCTCAGCCCATGCACCTCAAAGCTGGAGTGTGTGAAACTCCAGGAGCGCCAAGGCAGAGCATACGGGTCGTGTACTTGTTTGATTGAACATCTTTTATACTTTCGTCAAATTATATTTGATTCAGTTATGTGTGTACTCGAATAGCCGAACTGGCCATCAGATTCTGCATGCATTGGCATAATGCCACATGAATCTCATAATGTCGCATGCTTCTGAATTCAATGATGCAAGTCACAATCGACACGGGTGCACAACTGCAGCGGGCGATCTGTCATGTTCAGCACGTTCAAATCCGGCGGATCTTCGAGGATGCATATGAATAAATGTTCCAAAGTGTATGGCCGGTTTGTCGTTACATTTTAGCGTCATCAAAAGCTCCATCCATGGTGCACCTTATGCGCTAATTTTAAATAGAGTTACCTACATTATCAATTAAAATAAACCTGATGCATTCATCAGGTTTGCCAAAGTGGTAAAGGAGGGTAGTGAAGAGAGTGGCGATTGGAATTTTATAATAATTAAACTGTATAATAAATTAGTACAATTTGTATAGCATGCAGAGCATCCTGAAGAGGTGTTATTCATGTCTGATGATGTGAAAATTATGGGAATGAAGGCTGAGTCAGGGCGCTGGATCCTTGTGATAGCTGGCCTTCTGATAGAGCTTTGTCTTGGTGCCATTTATGCATACAGTATAATAAACCCGCCGCTGAAGAAGTTGTTCACAGAGAACTACGGGCTGACTGTCAGCGCGACTGCCATGCAGATTCCGTACATCGTTTTCCTGCTGATCTTCGCCCTGACCATGCCCCTGGTCGGAAAGTACATAGAGAAGCTCGGGCCTCGGAAGGTCGGAATCGGAGGCGGCGTTCTTGTGGGTCTTGGATGGATTCTGGCGTCCTTCTCCACATCTCCCACAACGCTTGCGATATACTACGGCGTTATCGGCGGTCTCGGTGTGGGAATAGCATACAACTGCCCCATCACGACATCTGCGAGATGGTTCCCGGATAGGAGAGGGCTCGCTGTGGGGCTCACGGTTCTTGGTTTCGGCTTCTCTGCAGCCGTCACCGGACCGATAGCGGATTATCTAACCGCAAACTTCGGCGTGCTGAACATGTTCCGCTTCCTTGGAATAGCCTTCCTGATAATAACCGTGGTCCTTTCGACTGTGCTTGTGTTCCCACCCGCCGGCTGGACACCAGCGGGCTGGAAACCGCCTGAGCCAAAGGCTGGAGCCGCTCCAAAAGCAGAGTTCATGAGGAGCGAGATGACCAAGACCACGACGTTCTATGGACTCTGGATATGCTACACTATAGGCACACTTGCAGGGCTGATGGCCATAGGCGTCTCCAAGCCAGTTGGCCTTGAGGTTGCGAGCAACGCTGGCATGGATCAGGCGCGCGCCTCGGCGCTCATGACCAGCCTGATAATACCGTTCGCATTCTGTAACGGTGGTGGAAGGCCGATATTCGGATGGCTCACAGATAAGCTCACTCCCCCAAGGGCTGCGATGCTGTCGTTCATACTGATACTGCTGGCGTCTCTGCTGATATACACGAGCCCGGCGTCGATCTCAGCTTACACAATAAGCTTCGCCATCCTGTGGATGTGTCTGGGTGGCTGGCTGGCGATCGCCCCGACAGCAACTGCGAGCTTCTTCGGCACGAAGGATTACGCGCGCAACTATGGGCTGGTCTTCACAGCTTACGGCGCAGGCGCGGTCATCGGCAACATCATGGCAGGCCAGGCCAAGGATATATTCGGCGCGTACATCCAGGTCTTCCCGTATGTGGCTGTGCTGGCCGTCATAGGCTTCATTGTGGCCATGACGATGCTCAAGCCGCCAAAGCCGAAAACAGCATGACCTGTATCAACAAAAAGTGCATCACGCCCTGGAGATGTTCTGATGGCATCCCCGGGCGTGTCATATTTATGACCAACTGCTTTTCAGGGCGTTTGCTTCAGATGTAGAGGGCATATCCGGGCTCGACCCAGAGCGTGGTGGTCACGCCCCTCGGATAGTACTTGGGCTTTCCGTAGAAGAACTGGCCATCCCAGACCTTTATGAAGTGCTCCATGTTGCCCACGACCCTCAGGGTGAACGAGCCATCGAGAGGATCTCCGCCCCTTCCATCGGTTCCAACATACACATCATCCAGGTAGACATCATAGCCTCTCATTCCCGTGGATCTTATGATCACAACAGTATCGCCAGCCTGTGATGACGCCAGCGGCGCAGCCGGAGGGGCGTACACCTGAACAGCGCTCACTGCAGAGATGGCGGGAGCTGTCTGTTGGGGTATTTGCGGCGGGGCGGTTTGAACAGCAGGAACGACGTCTATGATGACGATGTTGCTCGGGATGCTGTTCGCTATGAAGAAAACCATGTTCCTTCCAACAGAATCTGCCCTGAAGTTCATCTCGTTGGGCCCTGGGAATATGGGGTACTGTCTGCGGTTGATCGTGTTGTTCGGGTATATCTCGTAGATGTCAGCCACACCATCAGCTGTGGAGTCTGCGATGAGCTTGAGCAGTGTGTTCACCGGGCATACAACGTACTGCGTCCATTTGTCAGGTCCGGCGATCCAGAGCTGGTTTGTTCCCAGCAGGGAGACGCGCGATACAAACTCCCTGTAGGGTATCGGCTCAGCTCCGAAGAGGTAGACGAGCTGCGGCTCATGCCCCCGTATCTCAATTCTCCGCGGCTGGCTCAGGCCTGATGTCATGGATACGGAGGAAGTGACAGAAGAGCTGCTGAAGTAGAACTGGCTGAAGAATGACATGCTTGCATTGTCGAAGTGATCCATCATCGAGAACGTCGTGTTCGAGCCGAATCCGGGAACGGTCATATCCAGATAGCTGTAATTCGCATCGCCGAAGAGTTCCTCCGGCGTTATCGAGGCTGCTGTGCCTGCGATCACGCCCGCAATCAGCAATACCATGATGAGAGATCTCAAATTTAACACCTCAGGAGACCGTTGATCAACGCATTATAAATCACTGAGCATCCTGTGGGACTCACATGAGCCCAACAGGATGCTGATATGGCAAGATGGAGATGCACTACAGCATGGGTGCGCCATTGATACCACATGCTTCCATCGCACACCTCATGGTCTCGAATGCCTGAACAGGCTGTCGGGATTCAGCATGCATTGGCACAATGCCACATGAATACCACAATGTCGCATGCATCTGAGCTCAGTGATATGACTATACGACCAGCCAGATATCCCTGAGAGCTCAACGGGAGATGTCTCTAATGCGTAGCGTATGCCCCGCATCACAAGATTCTTCTTCAGGATCTGCAACATTCTCAGGAGCTCGTCTCAAACAGCAAGCCTATGGGCGTCTCATGAGGGATCAGGTTGAGTGAGTACATACCTTTTCAGGCAGAGATCGTGGATATCGATCGCGTGACACGTGACTCGTATCTCATATCTCTCCAGATACTTGACAGGGATGTGAGCTTCACCTACCGCCCGGGACAGTTTGTCATGGTATCGCTTTTTGGAATGGGCGAGTGCCCCATATCGATAGCATCGAGCCCGACGAGAAATGTGCTCCAGCTCTGCATCCGGAGGGCGGGGAGGATAACAAACGGAATAATGGATTCCATGATAGGTGATGTTCTGGGCATCCGCGGGCCGCTGGGGAATGGATTTCCTGTCGATAAAATGAATAAAAGGATTGTCATAGCAGGGGGCGGTTCCGGCTTCGCGACCCTGAGGTCTCTGATTAACTACATCGTGGACAGGAGAGATGAGTTCGAGGAGGTCTTTGTGGCATACGGAGCCAGAACCCGTCACGATCTGTACTTCATGCAGGAGTACAAGTCCTGGAAGATGGAGGGCATTGAGATCGAGCTGACAGTGGACGTCGGCGATGAATCCTGGAGGGGTAATGTCGGGATGGTTCCAGCGCTGCTAGATAAAATGGAGATATCACCACCTGCATCAGCTGCGATCTGCGGGCCGCTGCCGATGATCCAGGCGGTCACGAACAGGCTTCTGGAGAAGGGCTTCATGAAATCAGACGTATTTGTATCTATGGAGAGGCACATGAAATGCGGGATCGGAAAGTGCGAGCACTGCACCATCGGCCCATACCGTGTGTGCAGGGAGGGGCCGGTCTTCCCGTACAATATGATCAGCGAACTGCTCTGATCTCACCTTTTCCAGAAATCCGGAAGCAGGAGCACAAGTACCGTCATGATCTCGAGCCTGCCCATCCACATGCACAGAATGAGTATCGTCTTGCCCAGCGGATGTATGGCGGAGTAGTTCATGTAGGGACCCACAGGACCGAAACCAGGCCCAACGTTTCCGAGACATGATGCAACTGCTGAGAAGATCGCCTCCAGATTCATCGCTGGATCCGAATACGAGACCGCGGCGAGCGTGACGGATGCCAGGGCGAAGGTCAGCATGTATATCCCGAAGAAGCTGATCGTGGAGCGAACGATCTCCTCCTTGATAGCGGTATCATGAAGCTTTACCTGGATGACTGCCTTTGGATGTATTGCAAGCATGAGCTCTCTCTGAACGTATTTAAGAGTCAGCAGGACTCTTACGACCTTTATCGCGCCACCGGTTGATCCGGCGCATGCGCCCACAAACATCAGCAGCAGCAGCACGATCTTCGCAGCCGGAGACCATGTGTCGAAATTTGTTGTCGAGAAGCCTGTCGTGGTCATGATGGAGACGACCTGAAACAGCGCGTATCTTATGCGATCTGGAACAGGGCTCACCATGCCGGCAGTGGCAGCGATGAAGAGCGTGGAGATTATCACGATTAAAGAGTAGAGCCTGAACTCCGGATCTCTGATCAGGCTCATCCTGTCTTGGTATACGGTCTTGTAATGTAGCGCGAAGTTTGCTCCTGCCAGGAACATGAAAAGCACCAGTATGTATTCGATCACCGGGCTTCCGTAAGCCTCGATGCTCAGGGACTGGGGAGAGAATCCGCCTGTTGCCATCGTGGCGAATGTGTTGCATACAGCGTCGTAAAGCGGCATTCCAGCCACTTTGAGAAGGACAACCTCTATTATGGAGAGTGAGAGGTAGATCCCCCAGAGCAGCTCTGCGGTCTGCCTTATTCTGGGCGTCAGCGACTCCTTATCAGGCCCCGGGACCTCTGCCCTGTAAAGCTGTCTGCCTGCAACCCCGAGCCTGGGGAGTATCGCGATGAACAGGAGGATTATGCCCATTCCGCCCAGCCACTGGGAGAAGGACCTCCAGAAGAGGAGGCCATAGTACGTGGGCTGTTCGGAAAGCACCGGAGATACAGTTGTATTCGTTGTCGCCCAGAGAAGGTACTCGACGGACCCGGCAACGATAAATGCAACGCTCCGGTTTGCCAGCTCACCATCTATGATCCAGTACCCCTCGCTGTTGCTCTCAGTGAGCACAGATGCGCCGGTTGTGGTAAATCCGGACATCGATTCGAATAGTGAGTCTGTGAGCCCCATTCCAAGCAGCATGTAGGGTATCGCGCCTATCATCGCAGCTGTCAGCCAGCCGAATGCCACCAGCGCAAACCCGTTCTTTATGCTGAGCTCACCCATCTCGCCGTGCCTTCTGAGAAGAGAGCTGATCCCCATCGCGATTATTGATGTGAATGCGAAGGCCACCACTCCCTCGGGCTCTCTGTAGTATGCTGCGACCATGCCGGGAAAGAGCATCAGTATGCTGATTATCCTGAGCAGATCCCCGAACGAGTACAGGAGGATTTTTACGTTCATGCCGATGCCACTTGTATCCAGAGCTTGCTGGAGACCTCCCTGAGGCTCCAACACATCAGGTCCTGGGACATATCATACTCTTGATCATAAAGCTTAGCATTGCCGGTACCGGGTGGAAGCCAGGGAGAGCCGGGCTCACGGAGGTCCTCCTGCCGGGTTGGTCATGACATTGAGAAGGATACCGGTGGTCAGAGGGATATTCGGGCTCAAACACATGTCCGCCTGCAGGAGCTTGCAGCCTGATTCAGTGCGGATATCAGCGGCGTCCTGAAGCAGCGATCCGGCCAAAAAGGTTAAATGATTGAAGGACTATCATTGCTCCGCGCTCCGGTAGTGTAGCTCGGCCAATCATGAAGGACTCTCACTCCTTCGACTAGGGTTCAAATCCCTACCGGAGCACCATTCTTCCGGCAAAGCTGCAGTCATGCGGGTTTATTCGGATTGCAATTATCGCTTCGCTCTTATCCATCTGATAACTTGCCCGGAGAGGCAGCAGTCATGCTATGCGCTCCTGGTGAGCGGATGAGTGCATTCAGCAACCTACCGCATGACCTCCAAGTTGCTGAATACATAAGAGCGTTATCGCTTTCGTGCTCAGGAGTGCATGCTGCAGATCCAGCGATGGTTTGCGTGCTGAGCCGAACTCCGTTTATAAGTCTGGGTCCACATCGCGGTGTGGTCTCAAATGTCTGACATGCGTCATCGGTTAAGATCGACATGTGTATAATTGGACTTATAGTCCTATCTCGCCTCCGTACTGCTATCACGACTCAAGTCCACAGTCGGTCGATTTGAATCAATCTCTCCAATCTGGCGCGATCTCAATTTGTCAAATTTTATGGCAAATATATTTACAGAAAAACCTTAACCGATGATCAATGGAATGTCTTAACAGGCACTCGGAAATGATGGCTGTTTGTACTCCACGAATTCAATGGATGACGTCCAGCTCACCGAATCAATCCCAAGGCAATAGGTGCTCCTGAAGCAAGCGGGAATGCGGGCCAATAATATTAATAGTGATCTATATTTTAGATCGAGCAGAATTTATAAATATTATCGTCAACCTCACAATCTAGCCCAGGGCCTGCATCTTCGTGCCTGTGCGGAACTCAGCTTTGATGCCTGCTTTTAGAGTTTGTCCTTTCAGCCGCAGCACGTCGAGCATGGGTCCCTGGATGGAGGTTGATGCGTGTGCGGTTCATGTCCTATGAGGATCTCCCGAAGATAAGATTGCCGAACGGAAATGATGTCTTCATAAGCGACTCCACGCTTCGCGATGGGGCCCAGATGCCCGGAATTGTCATAACTCTGAGGGACCGGCTGAGGATATACGAATACCTTCACAGGATAGGCATAGAGAAGCTGGAGGTGTTCCTGTTCAGCAGCACCGATAAGAGGGCTGCAAGGGAGATGCTGGACAGGGGCTGCAACCCCGAGGTCACCGGCTGGAGCAGGGCGAACACGAATGACATAGATCTTGTTCTGGAGATGGACGGGATCAGAGAGACCGGCATACTGATGTCGATATCAGATCCTCACATACTGATAAAGATGGGGCTTCCAGGCAGGGAGGCTGCGCGGGAGATGTATCTGAGCGCGCTTCAGTATGCTGTCGACCATGGTCTCAGGACCAGAGCGCATCTGGAGGACATCACTCGCTCGGATCTGGAGGGATTTGTCTACCCTCTTGTGAGGGATATAATCGATATAGACAGGGATTGCACCATCCGCATCTGTGATACCCTCGGGTACGGGCTGCCGTTTGAGGGTCTGAGCGATCCGTACTCGATACCCAGCATGGTCCTGAGGCTGCGCGAGCTGGGAGTTAAAAATATAGAGACGCACATCCATGACGACTTCGGCTTTGGCACAGTGAACTCCATAGTTGGCTACTGGTACGGAGCAAACTGGTCGAACCTCACATTTCTGGGAATAGGGGAGAGAGCCGGCAACGCGGAGCTTGAGAAGGTTCTGCTGTTTCTTAAAACCAGGGTCGAGGGCTTCGAGAAGTACGACCTTTCATGCCTCACAGAGTTCGCCCAGTTCATGGAGGAGCATGTGGGCATAAGGGTGCCGAGGAACAAGGCAGTGGTTGGCAGGAACATATTCTCACACGAGAGCGGCATACACACAGCCGGCGTGATCCGGAACCCCTTCACCTACGAGCCGTATCCGCCGGAGATCGTGGGAGCGACCAGA from Methanothrix sp. includes these protein-coding regions:
- a CDS encoding isopropylmalate synthase → MRVRFMSYEDLPKIRLPNGNDVFISDSTLRDGAQMPGIVITLRDRLRIYEYLHRIGIEKLEVFLFSSTDKRAAREMLDRGCNPEVTGWSRANTNDIDLVLEMDGIRETGILMSISDPHILIKMGLPGREAAREMYLSALQYAVDHGLRTRAHLEDITRSDLEGFVYPLVRDIIDIDRDCTIRICDTLGYGLPFEGLSDPYSIPSMVLRLRELGVKNIETHIHDDFGFGTVNSIVGYWYGANWSNLTFLGIGERAGNAELEKVLLFLKTRVEGFEKYDLSCLTEFAQFMEEHVGIRVPRNKAVVGRNIFSHESGIHTAGVIRNPFTYEPYPPEIVGATRSLMIGPTSGREVLKIKVEEALRELMDMDVSVDKDDWRLNLIHSEIKRLYDEEKRRSCISDEELKAYVEKYFLFESIFENESHKSGDPMPD
- a CDS encoding TrkH family potassium uptake protein — encoded protein: MNVKILLYSFGDLLRIISILMLFPGMVAAYYREPEGVVAFAFTSIIAMGISSLLRRHGEMGELSIKNGFALVAFGWLTAAMIGAIPYMLLGMGLTDSLFESMSGFTTTGASVLTESNSEGYWIIDGELANRSVAFIVAGSVEYLLWATTNTTVSPVLSEQPTYYGLLFWRSFSQWLGGMGIILLFIAILPRLGVAGRQLYRAEVPGPDKESLTPRIRQTAELLWGIYLSLSIIEVVLLKVAGMPLYDAVCNTFATMATGGFSPQSLSIEAYGSPVIEYILVLFMFLAGANFALHYKTVYQDRMSLIRDPEFRLYSLIVIISTLFIAATAGMVSPVPDRIRYALFQVVSIMTTTGFSTTNFDTWSPAAKIVLLLLMFVGACAGSTGGAIKVVRVLLTLKYVQRELMLAIHPKAVIQVKLHDTAIKEEIVRSTISFFGIYMLTFALASVTLAAVSYSDPAMNLEAIFSAVASCLGNVGPGFGPVGPYMNYSAIHPLGKTILILCMWMGRLEIMTVLVLLLPDFWKR
- a CDS encoding OFA family MFS transporter produces the protein MSDDVKIMGMKAESGRWILVIAGLLIELCLGAIYAYSIINPPLKKLFTENYGLTVSATAMQIPYIVFLLIFALTMPLVGKYIEKLGPRKVGIGGGVLVGLGWILASFSTSPTTLAIYYGVIGGLGVGIAYNCPITTSARWFPDRRGLAVGLTVLGFGFSAAVTGPIADYLTANFGVLNMFRFLGIAFLIITVVLSTVLVFPPAGWTPAGWKPPEPKAGAAPKAEFMRSEMTKTTTFYGLWICYTIGTLAGLMAIGVSKPVGLEVASNAGMDQARASALMTSLIIPFAFCNGGGRPIFGWLTDKLTPPRAAMLSFILILLASLLIYTSPASISAYTISFAILWMCLGGWLAIAPTATASFFGTKDYARNYGLVFTAYGAGAVIGNIMAGQAKDIFGAYIQVFPYVAVLAVIGFIVAMTMLKPPKPKTA
- a CDS encoding FAD/NAD(P)-binding protein gives rise to the protein MSEYIPFQAEIVDIDRVTRDSYLISLQILDRDVSFTYRPGQFVMVSLFGMGECPISIASSPTRNVLQLCIRRAGRITNGIMDSMIGDVLGIRGPLGNGFPVDKMNKRIVIAGGGSGFATLRSLINYIVDRRDEFEEVFVAYGARTRHDLYFMQEYKSWKMEGIEIELTVDVGDESWRGNVGMVPALLDKMEISPPASAAICGPLPMIQAVTNRLLEKGFMKSDVFVSMERHMKCGIGKCEHCTIGPYRVCREGPVFPYNMISELL